A genomic region of Haliotis asinina isolate JCU_RB_2024 chromosome 1, JCU_Hal_asi_v2, whole genome shotgun sequence contains the following coding sequences:
- the LOC137282690 gene encoding G-protein coupled receptor 143-like, which yields MSYPLYLLSCCHGDSDGHLLNSTLSRDHLIFTDDITNVFCIISSALSLLGVFYLLLPRGNLDLITPLAHTRLLTGPCLKSTVLSLFAADCLAATGILIRSCVWLGGYPVPASYSKGTLETNSYGFCIAINVLIQYFYLCTYLWNLNFALELFTSLKNWPKSAWSRNVVGWVLPGILTIIGAVVAFYPSLDRCYGTRNLEWTMLFLCFFVPVLFVLFINPIIFFYAARTIRKQLIVSSGKYTHSERDLVEAVRLKLALIFLVFLFCWTPNIIAAVLESIPGEDASFFDVLQILWIVMAICNPCQALLNCLAYYGWPGWKASCEAITDFLCHKYKTTEGERSALFLSTSDGQKGEATQILTFRGRSGSVFYTDS from the exons ATGTCATACCCGCTATATTTGTTGTCATGTTGCCATGGCGACAGTGATGGTCATTTACTCAACTCAACATTGTCCCGTGATCACCTGATTTTCACCGATGACATCACCAATGTGTTTTGCATTATATCATCAGCTTTGAGTTTACTGGGAGTTTTTTATCTGCTGTTGCCTCGAGGTAACCTTGACCTTATCACACCTTTGGCCCACACAAGACTGTTGACAGGTCCATgtctaaaatctacagttttgTCACTGTTTGCTGCAGATTGTTTGGCTGCAACTG GGATCCTGATACGATCGTGTGTGTGGCTGGGTGGGTACCCAGTACCAGCTTCCTACTCTAAAGGAACTTTAGAAACCAACTCCTATGGATTCTGTATTGCAATAAAT GTCTTGATCCAGTACTTCTATCTGTGCACATACCTCTGGAATCTCAACTTTGCACTAGAGCTCTTCACATCACTAAAAAACTGGCCAAA ATCTGCCTGGTCAAGGAACGTGGTGGGCTGGGTGCTTCCTGGGATTCTGACTATCATAGGAGCAGTGGTGGCCTTCTACCCTTCACTAGACAG ATGCTACGGGACGCGGAACCTAGAGTGGACAATGCTCTTCCTCTGCTTCTTCGTTCCAGTGTTGTTTGTCCTCTTCATCAACCCTATCATATTCTTCTATGCTGCAAGAACCA TTCGGAAACAGCTGATCGTCAGCTCAGGGAAGTACACACACTCCGAGCGAGACCTGGTTGAGGCTGTGCGACTCAAGCTTGCTCTCATCTTCTTGGTCTTCTTATTTTG ctGGACACCTAATATCATAGCCGCTGTACTGGAAAGTATTCCTGGAGAAGATGCCTCCTTCTTTGATGTTCTTCAGATTCTTTGGATAGTCATG GCAATCTGTAATCCATGCCAAGCTCTACTGAACTGTCTGGCATACTATGGATGGCCCGGGTGGAAGGCATCGTGTGAGGCTATCACAGACTTCCTCTGTCACAAATACAAGACAACTGAAGGGGAGAGAAGTGCTCTGTTCCTCTCAACATCAGATGGACAGAAAGGGGAGGCCACTCAAATTCTTACATTCAGAGGTCGGAGTGGAAGTGTCTTCTACACAGACAGCTAA